The window TCACCTACAGTCAATAAAAACCGTTTTACTGACCCGAAGAATGTAGAAAAATGGTTTAAGAGAAACTGTGAAGGGGTTCTTGAAAGGGAATGCACGGCAAAAGAGAAAGGTGATTTTGTAACATACATGCTCTCACTATAATAAATCAAAAAAGGAGGAAGGTATATGAAAATCAAATTCGGAGTTCTGATACTTGCGGTATTTGTATTATCAATTATGACTCATCGTAATGCCTTTGGCGACGAAAAGGATAGATGGTATAAAGGAAAAAAAGGGGGGGGATCTAATAATTCTGGGGAATTATTCTCTATGGGTAAAATAGCAGAGAGGCATGAAGGAGATAAAGGGGGTGAAAGATATCTGCCCGTTGTGGATAATGTGATGTATAAACAGGAATGCTCCTCATGCCATTTTTTATATCAGCCAGGACTTCTTCCTGCAAGTTCATGGCAGATAATAATGAAAAACTCAGAAAGGCA is drawn from Deltaproteobacteria bacterium and contains these coding sequences:
- a CDS encoding diheme cytochrome c, whose translation is MKIKFGVLILAVFVLSIMTHRNAFGDEKDRWYKGKKGGGSNNSGELFSMGKIAERHEGDKGGERYLPVVDNVMYKQECSSCHFLYQPGLLPASSWQIIMKNSERHFGENLSLDEKTTNEILSYLNANSADKSKNKRSYKIMNSIGSSSPTRITEVPYIVDKHREIKPNVYKRQAIGSFANCGACHKTADKGDFGDSNVVIPK